ATTGATAATTCGTCCTACCTCCGAAACGGTAATTTGGAACGCCTATAAGAACTGGATACAGTCCTGGCGCGATCTGCCTATATTGGTAAATCAGTGGGCTAATGTAGTCCGTTGGGAAATGCGTACGAGGATCTTTCTACGAACGGCCGAATTCCTTTGGCAAGAAGGACACACCGCTCACGCAACAGAGAAAGAAGCAATTGCGGAAACCGAGCAGATGCTTGATGTATATGCCGATTTTGCCGAGAACTGGATGGCACTGCCGGTCATAAAGGGTGTAAAAACGCCAAACGAACGATTTGCCGGCGCCGTAGAGACATATTGCATAGAAGGCCTCATGCAGGACGGCAAAGCACTTCAATGCGGAACGTCGCATTTTCTTGGTCAGAATTTTGCGAAGTCATTTGATGTGAAATTCGTCAACAAGGAGAATCAGCTCGAATACGCGTGGGCGACGAGCTGGGGTGTTTCCACGCGATTGATGGGTGCTTTGATAATGGCACATTCGGACGACCACGGCCTCGTATTACCTCCAAAACTCGCCCCGATTCAGGTCGTCATCGTTCCGATCTACAAGTCGCCCGAAGACCTTGCCGCGATCTCTGAAAAGGTCGAGCCGATCGTGAAAGAGTTGAAGGCCGCCGGCATTTCGGTCAAGTTCGACGATAGCGATAATCAGCGTTCGGGTTGGAAGTTTGCGGAATACGAGCTGCGAGGAGTTCCGATCCGTCTTGGTTTGGGTATGAGGGACCTGGAGAACGGAACGATAGAGGTCGCCCGACGAGATACGCTCACAAAGGAATCAATGCCGATCGACGGCATTGCCGAATCAGTTAAGACCTTGCTGGATGAGATCCAAGCTAGTGTTTATAAACGTGCTTTGGATTTCCGCGAAGCTAACACCTTTCCGGTGGATGATTGGGATGAGTTTTGCGAAAGAGTTGAGAAGGGCGGTTTCGTACTTGCTCACTGGGACGGCACATCAGAAACTGAGGAGCAAATAAAGGAGAAGACAAAGGCAACGATCAGGTGTATTCCGTTAAACGCACTCGCCGAAAGCGGCAAATGCATACTTACGGGGAATGCTTCAGGCAAAAGGGTTCTTTTCGCAAAAGCTTACTAAAAAGAACACTATATTTCTTCAACTATTACCTGGCCCGCAGCGTCTTAATTTGCGTAAGCGGGCCTTTTGTCCGCGCGTTATTTGACGGTTCTCGTGGTAAATTGTCGGTGACACGAGTTGATGCTGCGAAACAAGACGGATGAAGAGCTTGTCGAACTGGCTGTATCGCATGATGCGGACGCCTTCGGCGAAATCGTTAGAAGGTGGGAACGAAAGATCTTCGCTCTTTGCTTCGGCATGCTTTCTCGGGAAGAAGATGCGAGAGACGCTTCGCAGGAGACGTTCATTGCGGCTTATCGAAACATCGGTTCATTCCGGGGAGATGCTAAGGTTTCGTCCTGGCTTCATCGGATCGCGGTCAATCAGTGTCTGACCATAATGCGGCGGCGAAAAGCCCGCCCTGAAGACCTTATCGATGAAGAGCAAGCGGCATCTGACCGCATCTTCAGCGTTCCTGTCGAAAAGGCTCCGGGCGGCATCGCTGAAAGAAAAGAACGGATAGAGGCTGTCAGGCGTGCCGTAAATTCGCTGCCTTTTGAACTTAAAGAAGTGGTGATCATGAAAGAGTTTGAAGAAATGACCTTTCAGGAAATATCCGAAACCCTTTCAATTCCGCTCAGCACCGTCAAAAGCCGTGTTTATACGGCCTTAAGGCAACTCCGTTCGAAACTGGAGAAGAGCGAATTAGAAGTAATTTAGGGAGCAACCCGGAATGGATACGATGGAGAAATGCAATCGGAAAAGCGAGATCGTTGAACTTGTCTATGACGAGGCGGAAACGGCATACCTCACCGAGCTTCGCTCACATCTTTCATCGTGTAAAGAGTGTACCAATGAATTCAATTCCCTGTTTGCTGTGCGCACGAATGTTGTAGATTTCAGAAAGGATGTCTTCGAGCCTTTAGTGACACCGGTATTTGCGTTTCCCTCGGCCGACATCTCAGAGCAAAGCTCGAAGAGTATTTTGGGTTGGTTGGAAGGTTTGCGATATGCCTTTGCCGTAAAAGTATCATTTGCGGGAATATTACTGGCGGTTCTTGCAGGGTTGTTTTTCCTCATATACCTCGAAAGACCCGATGAGGTCCAGGTTGCGTCGAATACGGCGGCACCTTCATCCATAGACTCCGCTCAAGCTGAAAAGGATCCTTTGCCTACGCGACCCGCACCATTGACCGCCTCAAATGATATGGTGAATATCCCGGAAAAAGTAACCGAAACACCGCGTCGGAATAGGAGCGTAGGGACGGCTAAGACCAAGAAAGCGGCAGCAGCGGTGAAATCGGTAAATCGTCGAAATGAGAATCAGCAGACCGAAGATTTTGCCGACGATTCTTTGCGGCTTGCAGATCTATTGGAACAGATCGGAGGTTAACTACAATGAAAAGCTCTGGCACGATATTTTTCTTTATTCTCATGACATTGTCGTTCGGCGCCGTTCATTCCTTTTCGCAGCAAGGCAATATGCCTAATGATCGGCCCAACATTGGCCGGCAGGCAGGGCCGCCTCAAGATATTCGTGCGAATATGCTTCGACGGCTCGGATTGACCAGTGAGCAGGTCGTTTCATTGCGAAAAATGAATGCGGAACGGCTTCCCAAAACCGAAACAGCGCAATTAAGGCTCCGGCAGGCAAATCGGAGCCTTGACGAAGCCATATATGCGGATAGTTTCTCTCAAGAACTGTATGAAACCCGTCTGCGCGAAGTGCAGAACGCCCAAGCCGAGGTCACCAGGCTGCGGTTTGAAGGTGAATTGGCGATCAGAAAGGTATTGACATCCGAGCAGCTTACTCGGTTTAAAGAGATGCGCGAAAGATTTGAACAGTTGCGCCCGCAGCCGGGGCCGATGCGGCCAATGCCCGGGCCCGGCATGCGCGGCCCAATGAGGGGCGATGGGCCAAAACGGCAACCTCCGCCCGAACCTCCGGACGAAAGAAACTAGAATTGTAGAGAACGCTACTGTATCGACGAGCCGCTTCTTAAGAGCGGCTTTTTTATTTTTCGGTCGCCAGGCATTTGGGTTATAGTCATTCTGTCGTACTCGTCCTTTATCGAATCGAATGAACCCCGTTATCAAGTTTATTGTCGAGCTGCAAGACGTTACAAACCTTCTGTGGCGCGCTTTAAAGGGGCTCAGAAAGCGCCCCAGATATTTTCGTGAAATGATGATCCAAATGGACGAGATCGGGGTCGGCTCTCTCGCCATTGTTGCTCTTACGGGGTTTTTCACAGGCGGTGTGCTCATCATTCAGGCCTATCCTACTCTTGCTTACTATGGTGCCCAAAGTAATGCCGGCCAAGGGGTCGCCACCTCATTGATCCGCGAACTGGGACCTGTTTTAAGTGCTCTGATCGTTGCAGGCCGCGTGGGCTCAGCGATCTCCGCAGAGTTGGGTTCGATGGTTGTTTCGCAGCAGATCGACGCCATGCGGGCACTGGGTACCTCACCGGTACGTAAGCTTGTGACCCCGCGAATCGCGGCTCTTGTGATCACGCTGCCGCTGCTGACCATCGCGGCGGACATCTGCGGACTTATCGGCGGCGGGTTGGTCGCACAGCAGATGTACGGGCTGGATGTGAACACCTATATTTCGTCGGTTAGAACCGGCACCAACATCGATGACGTTTTGGGCGGATTGATCAAGCCGCTGGTTTTTGGTTTTCTGATCGGCTTGATCTCATGCCATAAAGGATTGAACACTACAGGCGGAACGGTCGGTGTTGGCAGGTCGACGACCCAAGCGGTCGTCGCATCGTCGATCGCGGTCATTATCTCGGATTTCTTCCTCGCCAAAATTCTTCAGTCGGCCCTTAAGACAACACTATTCTAGCGAGACACAATTGATGGAAATTGCAGACGGAAAACTCCACGCGGAGGAAATCGCTTCTACGACCGAAGGCAATCGCCCTCCCGCGATCGAATTTCGCGAAGTGGATCTGGCTTTCGACGATCTCGTTATCTTGGACAAGGTAAGTTTCACCGTTGACCGAGGGGAAACACGGATAGTATTGGGCGGTTCAGGCACGGGAAAATCAACCATAATTAATCTCATCTTAGGGCTTTTAAAGCCCGATGCGGGTCGGATAATGATCGACGGGCAAGACATTACGGATTTTGAAGATATGGACCTGATGCGGATCCGTAAGCGCATCGGTATGGTATTTCAGGAAGGAGCATTATTCGATTCCCTCTCTGTTTACGAGAATGTCGCTTATCGATTGCATGAACAAGGTATCGATGAAGAAGAGGTAGAACACGAGGTTAGGCGCATGCTTCAGTTCGTTGGACTCGAGGATGCGATCGACAAGATGCCGATCGAGCTTTCGGGCGGTATGCGGCGGCGTGTCGGGATCGCTCGGGCTCTAACGGGCGATCCTGACATTGTTTTGTTCGACGAACCGACCGCGGGCCTTGATCCGCCGAGCGCAAGGAATATATGCGAACTTGCGATCAAATTGCGTGACATCGAAAGCGTAACGTCGATCTTTGTTACCCATGAGATGGACAATCTCGGCTATTTATCGAATGAATATGCGGTTATCGATGAGAACGGCAACGTGCAATTTGAACGAGAAGGCAATAAACTTTGTATGATGAACACCAGCATAATGATGCTTCGAGGCGGTCGTATCATCTTTCAGGGGTCCGACGAACAGCTTCGGCAGGTTGATGATCCGTACATCCAAAGATTTGTTAGCCCCAGCTACGTGTAATGATATTTGTTAGCTCCAGCTACGTGTAATGCCGCGACGAAATCAAAAAATAACTGTCAGTGACCTGCGAGTCGGGATCTTCGTTCTCGCTGCATTGCTGCTCACCGCATTTTTGATACTCAACTCAACCGGCAGCTTCAACCCATTCGAAAAGAAGATGCGTCTGAAAGCTCGATTTGTATCGGCTGACGGGCTGCATCCCGGAGCAGATGTGCAGCTCGCAGGTGTTTCGATCGGCAAGGTAGAGTCTGTTCGATTTCTGGAACCGGACTCGGAAGAACCCGAACGCATAGAGGCAACATTGACCGTTGCTCAGGAGTTGGAAAGAAAACCAATTTCGGAGCTGATTCGTACAGATTCTGCAGCACAACTCGTTGCGACATCCGTGCTCGGCAATGACAAAATGATCAACATTTCGCCCGGAACATCTAATGGCACGCCGATCACTGAGAACGCCCTGCTGAAATCTTCAGCGGCCATATCGCTGAACCAATTGACGTCAACGGGAAACGACCTTTTGACGCAAATGAAGAAACTTGCCGCCCCTGCCAATGAGATAATGCAGAAAGCGAACCGAGGCGATGGAACTCTGGGACGAATAATTAATGATGAGCAGCTTTACGAATCGTTGGAAGCCTCGATAGATGAGATCCGAGGCACAATGCAGCGTCTTCAAGCAACTGTGGACAAAGTTAACCGCGGCGAAGGTACCGCGGGCAAGCTTTTCAATGACCCATCGCTCTACGAAGGACTGAACAATACGGTCAAGCAGCTTGAAGCGATCTCAGGCGATATCAAGGCCGGCCGCGGAACTGCCGGAAGGATTGTCAATGACGATGCTCTATACAATGAAACCAAAGCGGCAGTGACGGAGCTCCGGACCGCTGCGACCAAGATCTCTGAGATAGCCGACGATGTGCGGCTGATCACAGCCGATCTTCGCGACGGCAAAGGCACTGTGGGCCGACTGCTAAAGGACGAAAAGCTTCAGAACGATGTGGAAACTACTGTATCTAAGCTTAATTCTACGGTGTCACGGCTCGATGTGATCCTCGGCGACGCGCAGGCCGGAAAGGGCACTATTGGCCGTCTTGTTACGGACGAAACTCTTTACAACAGTATCAATCAGACGGCGAACAACGTGGCAACGTTTACAGGAGAGGGGACAAAACTCTTGGACGATTTCCGGCGAAACCCCAAGAAATATTTATCTATCAAACTGTCGCTTTTCTAGACCTGTTCTCGGTTGAAGTAAAAAAGGCTGTCAAAAATGACAGCCTTTTCCGATATGGTGCTGAGGGCGGGACTCGAACCCGCACGGATCGCTCCACACGCCCCTCAAACGTGCGCGGCTACCAATTACGCCACCTCAGCGAGAAAACCACAGTTTGAGGGATCCTGAATGCGGCGCCGCCGCGATCGACCTTCTAAACTGCAAGAAGAATTTACAAAGACCTACTTATTGGCCGGTGTTTCGGTATTAGCCGCCGGTGCTTCCGCATTTGCGGCAGGTGCCGTTCCATTCGTATTCGTTTCCACAGGAGCCGTCTGCTCGGTATTCGTATTGCTTTCGGCAGGAACGACAGATTCTACCTCAGCGGGAGCATCGGGGTTGCTTGAAAGCACAGATACGTTTCCGGTCAAAGCGGGCATGGAAATAAACAATGCAGACAGCATGAAAGCAACTGCTGCGCCGATAGTGATCTTTGAAAGAACGGTCGCCGTACCACGCGGATTAAAGGCCGTACTGGAAACATTGCTCGTAAAAAGAGCTCCCGCATCGGTCTTTCCGGGTTGCAGCAAAACTGCTGCTACGAGCACGAAGCAGGAAATAAAGAAAATTGCGTATAAAACGTAAAGCAACATATTTTGTTACTACCGGCGGTAGTTCACTATGCCGGCAAAGCTCTCGGCTTCCAGGCTGGCGCCGCCGACCAGTGCACCGTCAATGTCATTCTGCGACATTAGATCTCCAATGTTTTCAGGCTTTACCGAGCCTCCGTAGAGAATTCTGGTAGTTTCGGCCGCATAAGAGCCGTGCTTTTCAGCCAAAAAACGCCGGATGTAGCCATGCATTTCTTGAGCCTGTTCAGGCGTCGCGGTTTTACCCGTGCCGATCGCCCAGACAGGCTCGTAAGCGATTATGATACGTTCCATATCATTGCCTGTCAAACCATTGTGCCCGCCTGAAAGCTGAGTTGCTACGACGCTTTCCGCATTGCCGGCTTCCCTTTCACTCAGCTGCTCGCCAACGCAAACGATCGCGTTCATGCCGGCAGATAAGGCGGCCTTGACCTTACGATTTACGGAATTGTCGGTCTCGCCGTAGAATTGCCTGCGTTCACTATGTCCGATGATGACGCAGGAGCAACCGGCATCTTTCAGCATCGAAGGCGTAACTTCCCCCGTGTGAGCTCCGAATTCGTCCTGCATAGCACAATCTTGGGCCGCGATCCGGATGTTAGAGCCTTCCAGCCTATCCGCAACGGGCTTGATGGCGGTGAAGACGGGCGCGATGATGACCTCACAGTGATTCGCATTTGCGACCAGCGGCTTGAGTGAAACTGCAGTATCGACCGAATCGCCGATCAGCTTATACATCTTCCAATTGCCTGCGATAACGGGCTTTCTCATAACCCATAAACTATCAAAAACCATCTTTAAATGCGAAAGCGTCGTCAATCTATGACGTCTGATGCTATTCTCGATAAATGTTCAAGGGGAAACTGGAATGCTGAGAAACTTT
This sequence is a window from Acidobacteriota bacterium. Protein-coding genes within it:
- a CDS encoding proline--tRNA ligase, with the protein product MSKGLPKRSENYSEWYNEIVKRADLAENSAVRGCMVIKPYGFAIWEKMQRALDDMFKATGHQNAYFPLFVPRSFLEKEEEHAEGFAKECAVVTHYRLKADGEGGLMVDPNAKLEEELIIRPTSETVIWNAYKNWIQSWRDLPILVNQWANVVRWEMRTRIFLRTAEFLWQEGHTAHATEKEAIAETEQMLDVYADFAENWMALPVIKGVKTPNERFAGAVETYCIEGLMQDGKALQCGTSHFLGQNFAKSFDVKFVNKENQLEYAWATSWGVSTRLMGALIMAHSDDHGLVLPPKLAPIQVVIVPIYKSPEDLAAISEKVEPIVKELKAAGISVKFDDSDNQRSGWKFAEYELRGVPIRLGLGMRDLENGTIEVARRDTLTKESMPIDGIAESVKTLLDEIQASVYKRALDFREANTFPVDDWDEFCERVEKGGFVLAHWDGTSETEEQIKEKTKATIRCIPLNALAESGKCILTGNASGKRVLFAKAY
- a CDS encoding sigma-70 family RNA polymerase sigma factor, whose product is MLRNKTDEELVELAVSHDADAFGEIVRRWERKIFALCFGMLSREEDARDASQETFIAAYRNIGSFRGDAKVSSWLHRIAVNQCLTIMRRRKARPEDLIDEEQAASDRIFSVPVEKAPGGIAERKERIEAVRRAVNSLPFELKEVVIMKEFEEMTFQEISETLSIPLSTVKSRVYTALRQLRSKLEKSELEVI
- a CDS encoding Spy/CpxP family protein refolding chaperone, translated to MKSSGTIFFFILMTLSFGAVHSFSQQGNMPNDRPNIGRQAGPPQDIRANMLRRLGLTSEQVVSLRKMNAERLPKTETAQLRLRQANRSLDEAIYADSFSQELYETRLREVQNAQAEVTRLRFEGELAIRKVLTSEQLTRFKEMRERFEQLRPQPGPMRPMPGPGMRGPMRGDGPKRQPPPEPPDERN
- a CDS encoding ABC transporter permease; its protein translation is MNPVIKFIVELQDVTNLLWRALKGLRKRPRYFREMMIQMDEIGVGSLAIVALTGFFTGGVLIIQAYPTLAYYGAQSNAGQGVATSLIRELGPVLSALIVAGRVGSAISAELGSMVVSQQIDAMRALGTSPVRKLVTPRIAALVITLPLLTIAADICGLIGGGLVAQQMYGLDVNTYISSVRTGTNIDDVLGGLIKPLVFGFLIGLISCHKGLNTTGGTVGVGRSTTQAVVASSIAVIISDFFLAKILQSALKTTLF
- a CDS encoding ATP-binding cassette domain-containing protein, translating into MEIADGKLHAEEIASTTEGNRPPAIEFREVDLAFDDLVILDKVSFTVDRGETRIVLGGSGTGKSTIINLILGLLKPDAGRIMIDGQDITDFEDMDLMRIRKRIGMVFQEGALFDSLSVYENVAYRLHEQGIDEEEVEHEVRRMLQFVGLEDAIDKMPIELSGGMRRRVGIARALTGDPDIVLFDEPTAGLDPPSARNICELAIKLRDIESVTSIFVTHEMDNLGYLSNEYAVIDENGNVQFEREGNKLCMMNTSIMMLRGGRIIFQGSDEQLRQVDDPYIQRFVSPSYV
- a CDS encoding MCE family protein, which codes for MPRRNQKITVSDLRVGIFVLAALLLTAFLILNSTGSFNPFEKKMRLKARFVSADGLHPGADVQLAGVSIGKVESVRFLEPDSEEPERIEATLTVAQELERKPISELIRTDSAAQLVATSVLGNDKMINISPGTSNGTPITENALLKSSAAISLNQLTSTGNDLLTQMKKLAAPANEIMQKANRGDGTLGRIINDEQLYESLEASIDEIRGTMQRLQATVDKVNRGEGTAGKLFNDPSLYEGLNNTVKQLEAISGDIKAGRGTAGRIVNDDALYNETKAAVTELRTAATKISEIADDVRLITADLRDGKGTVGRLLKDEKLQNDVETTVSKLNSTVSRLDVILGDAQAGKGTIGRLVTDETLYNSINQTANNVATFTGEGTKLLDDFRRNPKKYLSIKLSLF
- the secG gene encoding preprotein translocase subunit SecG gives rise to the protein MLLYVLYAIFFISCFVLVAAVLLQPGKTDAGALFTSNVSSTAFNPRGTATVLSKITIGAAVAFMLSALFISMPALTGNVSVLSSNPDAPAEVESVVPAESNTNTEQTAPVETNTNGTAPAANAEAPAANTETPANK
- a CDS encoding triose-phosphate isomerase, giving the protein MRKPVIAGNWKMYKLIGDSVDTAVSLKPLVANANHCEVIIAPVFTAIKPVADRLEGSNIRIAAQDCAMQDEFGAHTGEVTPSMLKDAGCSCVIIGHSERRQFYGETDNSVNRKVKAALSAGMNAIVCVGEQLSEREAGNAESVVATQLSGGHNGLTGNDMERIIIAYEPVWAIGTGKTATPEQAQEMHGYIRRFLAEKHGSYAAETTRILYGGSVKPENIGDLMSQNDIDGALVGGASLEAESFAGIVNYRR